TGCAATCCAATCTTGGTTTTATCGACATACGATTGGACTTCTAGTTGAGCAGAGAGAGTAAAAGTTATCAAAATAATTTGTGCTGAAAAAATGATTTTTTTAATCATTAAAGATTATGCTCCGATAATTTCATTTAGACCATCAATAATCTGAATCAATTCTTGATTAGTTGCTTTTCCAATTTTTTTGCCGATCCTTTTTGTGGAAAGAATCTTGATCTGACTTATTTTTACCCATGATTTTTTTGGTAGTTTTTCCGAAGTCAATTCCAAGGTTAGAGGAAATCCCGCTTTGGGTTGTTGACTAGTCAGTGCCACAGCAATAATTGTATGTGAGTTTTTATTAAAAATATCTTTACTTAAAACTAAAACTGGTCTTAATCCTTCTTGTTCGTTTCCAATTGTTGGATTAAGATTTGCCCACCTGATGTCACCTCTTAATATTCCGGCCATTCTGATAACTCCGCTGAAAATCCTTCTTCTGCGATCGCTTGCTCATATTCAGGATCAAGTTTGGCACTTTCTGTTGCTAACCTGTTCTGGTCGATTTTTTTAAGTTTATCCTCAATCGCTTCTTGGATAGCCTGACTTCTATTTGGAAAAATATATTGTTTAACAAGTCTATCCAGTCGGACTAAAATATGTTCATCTAATGTTATTGCAACTTTCATTTTATTCATTACAACCTCCAGTATGACTTATTATCATACCAATCTTGAAAGTCAAGCGATTTCTTCAACAATCTAAACCGATTCAATTTGAGTTAAGTTGGCTTCAGCCGATCTTGACTTAAGTTGGAGAAGTATCACAGCCGTCTCGGTGGTTTTTCCTGTTTCATACAACTTCTTTAAAGATTGTTTATTTTATCCCATCGGGACGACGGAGATACTGATCCCTGATTGAACCAGTTCAACCAATTTACCAAAACTTCCCTTTTTTTGTTTTGTCAACATTCATTTTTGCTTTTTCTTTTTTCATTTCTTCTTTTTCTTTTTGGAGGAGGGCTTTCAGCATTTTTTCAGCATCTTTTTTCTTTTCATCTTTTTTTGCCTGTTCCTGTTTCATCTGTTGTTCTTTCTTCTTTTGTTCTTCGCTTTTTTGTTGTTCCTGCTTTTGTTCTTGCTGTTCTTTTTTATCTTGGTTGTCCTGGTTTTGTTTTTGTTCCTTCTTCTCCTGATCTTTATTTTTATCGTCTTTATTTTGTTGTTGCTGCTGTTGCTGATTTTGTTGTCTTTGCAGGAAACGGGAAGCAAGTTCATAATTATAACGCGCATCGAGATTTTGCGGATCTTCGATCAAAGCATTACGATAATTCAGGATAGCATTTTTATAATCCTGCTGTTGGAATTTTACATTTCCCAGATTCTGATAAGCAAGCGATCTGTCTTTGAATTCCTGATCTCGAAGTGAAAGATTAAAAGAATTTTCTGCTGCTTCAAGATCACCTTTTTTGTATTGGGAATTTCCTAAATTATACTGCAATCTACCATCATTTGGATTCTTGATAGCATTTTCGTTGAATTCTTCTTTTGCCTGATCGAATTCTTCTTTTTTATAGAATTTCGTTCCTTTCAGATTTTTCAGCACTTTATCGTAAGTAAGGATTTCTGCAAAGATGTTTATGGAAAGGAATCCGATTAATATTATTAGAATTATTTTCATTTATTCCTCATTTGCAGCACATTTTTGTAAAATGTGAATTTCACAGAATGCAATTCTGTGCTACTATAAAACTTGAGTTAAGTCGGCTTCAGTCGATCTTGACTTAAGTTGAACTCGTTCATCAAACAATTCCGAAGATCTCCCATTTCAACTGATTCAATTATTTCAACCATTCCGAAGGTCGAGCAAGAAGAAATTCTCTGTTTGAAACCATTCGGAAGGTTTCTTTAAATCACTCTTTTGAATTTTGTTTTTTTCTTATAAATGATCAATGATTCGAT
This genomic stretch from Candidatus Cloacimonadota bacterium harbors:
- a CDS encoding type II toxin-antitoxin system PemK/MazF family toxin; this translates as MAGILRGDIRWANLNPTIGNEQEGLRPVLVLSKDIFNKNSHTIIAVALTSQQPKAGFPLTLELTSEKLPKKSWVKISQIKILSTKRIGKKIGKATNQELIQIIDGLNEIIGA
- a CDS encoding ribbon-helix-helix protein, CopG family yields the protein MNKMKVAITLDEHILVRLDRLVKQYIFPNRSQAIQEAIEDKLKKIDQNRLATESAKLDPEYEQAIAEEGFSAELSEWPEY
- a CDS encoding tetratricopeptide repeat protein, with amino-acid sequence MKIILIILIGFLSINIFAEILTYDKVLKNLKGTKFYKKEEFDQAKEEFNENAIKNPNDGRLQYNLGNSQYKKGDLEAAENSFNLSLRDQEFKDRSLAYQNLGNVKFQQQDYKNAILNYRNALIEDPQNLDARYNYELASRFLQRQQNQQQQQQQNKDDKNKDQEKKEQKQNQDNQDKKEQQEQKQEQQKSEEQKKKEQQMKQEQAKKDEKKKDAEKMLKALLQKEKEEMKKEKAKMNVDKTKKGKFW